One bacterium genomic region harbors:
- the gcvH gene encoding glycine cleavage system protein GcvH produces MQKFTQDHEWIKVDGAQGFIGITDYAQKELGDVVFIDLPSVGTKVTKGKSFANVESVKAVSDIYAPASGTITEVNTALADRPELINQSAETDGWLVKIAIDSNAELEGLMDRAKYDAYIAEVSK; encoded by the coding sequence ATGCAAAAATTCACTCAAGATCATGAATGGATTAAAGTTGATGGAGCTCAAGGCTTTATCGGAATTACAGATTACGCGCAGAAAGAACTTGGCGATGTCGTCTTTATTGATCTCCCAAGCGTAGGCACTAAAGTCACTAAAGGTAAATCGTTTGCTAACGTTGAATCGGTTAAAGCAGTCAGTGATATTTATGCTCCAGCTAGCGGAACTATTACTGAAGTCAACACAGCGCTTGCAGATAGGCCCGAACTGATTAACCAATCTGCTGAGACTGATGGCTGGCTGGTGAAGATCGCCATAGATAGCAATGCTGAGCTTGAAGGCCTAATGGATCGTGCGAAATACGACGCTTACATTGCCGAAGTGAGTAAGTAG
- the gcvT gene encoding glycine cleavage system aminomethyltransferase GcvT, translating to MEATTDSTKKTPLFEAHKSLGARFVPFGGWTMPVQYSGIIEEHLATRNTVALFDVSHMGEFIVSGPGSQSYLNWVTGNDVSKLAPGKAQYTYFPNDRGGVVDDLIIYMLAHERYLLCVNASNTSKDFHWLKEKLRGYVKLENVSERFAQIAIQGPKWAEVLARTLEIPHADLALEKFPSFSFFEFNRAGYCTSPMIVARTGYTGEDGVEVFLDPKDAEKFWFGLLENGAEFGIKPAGLGARNSLRLEACFPLHGHELTDNIPALESGLGWVTKFDKGDFIGRQRLLPYKEKGLKHKLVGFEVLDPGIVREAALVYNKQGVEVGTTTSGTKTPTINKAIGLAIIRTDEATLGNELSALVRGKQLKIKIVKTPFYKRPQN from the coding sequence GTGGAAGCAACGACAGATTCAACTAAAAAAACTCCCTTATTCGAAGCGCATAAATCCCTAGGCGCAAGATTTGTCCCCTTCGGTGGCTGGACAATGCCCGTGCAGTACTCGGGAATTATTGAAGAGCATCTTGCTACGCGAAATACTGTGGCGCTCTTTGATGTCAGTCACATGGGAGAATTTATTGTTTCAGGCCCTGGGTCACAATCGTATTTGAATTGGGTTACGGGAAATGATGTTTCCAAGCTTGCGCCCGGCAAGGCGCAGTATACCTATTTCCCTAATGACCGCGGTGGTGTCGTCGATGATTTAATTATCTACATGCTTGCTCACGAACGTTATCTTTTGTGTGTGAATGCTTCGAATACGAGTAAGGATTTTCATTGGCTGAAGGAAAAATTACGTGGTTACGTTAAGTTAGAAAATGTTTCTGAGCGCTTTGCGCAAATTGCAATTCAAGGGCCAAAGTGGGCTGAAGTCCTGGCCCGAACTTTGGAAATTCCGCATGCAGATTTAGCGCTTGAGAAATTTCCAAGCTTTAGCTTTTTCGAATTTAACCGTGCTGGATACTGCACGAGCCCAATGATTGTCGCCCGCACGGGATACACTGGCGAGGATGGGGTAGAAGTTTTTCTTGATCCTAAAGATGCAGAGAAATTCTGGTTCGGCTTACTTGAAAATGGTGCCGAATTTGGAATTAAGCCTGCAGGACTAGGGGCAAGAAACTCCCTGCGTTTGGAAGCGTGCTTTCCGCTGCATGGTCATGAACTCACCGATAATATTCCAGCGTTAGAGTCGGGCCTAGGGTGGGTAACGAAATTTGATAAGGGCGATTTTATTGGCCGGCAACGATTGCTTCCATACAAAGAAAAGGGTTTAAAACATAAACTCGTTGGTTTTGAAGTCCTCGACCCAGGGATTGTGCGCGAAGCCGCACTTGTCTATAACAAGCAAGGTGTTGAAGTTGGAACCACAACAAGTGGAACAAAAACTCCAACAATCAACAAAGCTATTGGTCTAGCAATCATTCGAACTGATGAAGCGACCCTAGGTAATGAACTTTCAGCATTGGTACGAGGTAAGCAATTAAAGATTAAAATTGTGAAAACGCCGTTCTATAAGCGACCACAAAACTAA
- the folD gene encoding bifunctional methylenetetrahydrofolate dehydrogenase/methenyltetrahydrofolate cyclohydrolase FolD, producing MPALIIDGKRVAAELKKSLSERVATFSAPATLAVVLVGDNPASQVYVSAKSKAAHEIGLKVMDLKIAANADTQSVVATLQKLSADPTVDGILLQLPLPKQVDEFTCLCAIDPRKDVDGLHPYNQGLLLRGAPGPRPCTPQGVIDLIQAGRDLLKQPRELAGLSATVIGRSILVGKPMYLLLLEKQVTVTICHSQTKNLTAYTKAADILIAAAGRPNLITAEMVKPGAIVIDVGINRLDSGRLCGDVDFDSVSQIAGAITPVPGGVGPMTIACLLANTVDAHEQREAGK from the coding sequence GTGCCCGCATTAATCATAGATGGAAAAAGAGTAGCTGCAGAACTCAAGAAATCACTGAGCGAACGTGTTGCAACGTTTTCAGCTCCCGCTACTTTGGCAGTTGTACTTGTTGGCGATAATCCTGCCTCCCAAGTTTATGTTAGCGCGAAATCCAAAGCCGCACACGAAATCGGCCTAAAAGTCATGGACTTGAAGATCGCCGCAAACGCTGACACGCAATCGGTTGTGGCAACACTACAAAAGCTTTCTGCTGACCCGACTGTTGATGGAATCTTGTTGCAACTTCCACTCCCTAAGCAGGTTGATGAATTTACTTGCTTGTGCGCGATTGACCCGCGTAAAGACGTAGACGGCCTACACCCTTATAATCAAGGCTTGCTGCTACGCGGGGCACCAGGACCGCGTCCGTGCACGCCGCAAGGAGTGATCGATTTAATTCAAGCTGGACGTGACTTGCTCAAGCAACCACGGGAACTTGCAGGTTTGTCGGCGACTGTTATTGGTCGATCGATTCTAGTCGGCAAACCGATGTACCTACTTTTACTGGAAAAGCAGGTAACAGTGACAATTTGCCACTCGCAGACGAAAAATCTTACTGCGTATACAAAAGCTGCTGACATTCTTATTGCCGCAGCAGGAAGACCGAATTTGATTACAGCAGAAATGGTTAAACCTGGCGCGATTGTGATTGATGTTGGTATTAATCGGCTTGATTCAGGTAGGCTTTGTGGCGATGTAGATTTCGATAGCGTCTCGCAAATTGCAGGCGCGATTACTCCAGTTCCAGGTGGAGTCGGTCCAATGACAATTGCATGTTTATTAGCAAATACTGTGGACGCGCACGAACAGCGCGAAGCGGGTAAGTAA